One part of the Rutidosis leptorrhynchoides isolate AG116_Rl617_1_P2 chromosome 1, CSIRO_AGI_Rlap_v1, whole genome shotgun sequence genome encodes these proteins:
- the LOC139849287 gene encoding kinesin-like protein KIN-14I, with protein sequence MAGSTEIELEDDDYECMMDAEDPTDRYDAATWLRKRIGVVAARDLPAEPSEEDFRLGLRSGMILCNVLNKIKPGAVSKVINAPSAVFHTPDAAAKSAYFENVKNFLGAVDEMGIPPFDPSDLEQGGDFSQVVNTVLAMKAFSEATNGKFSWTSKPPARSFVRRSSAPSIASLSRTHSLSSVMSTDITDQFVDEDDPTDEGDSGPLYNIVCDLLENKDEQDIPVIVENILNKVKEEFEGRLGIHTTKDDKEKNSNSMDEKKEPIQKNIKEEDGTIDDDQATQKQEEDIAAKEQERMEREKERAEREKERAEREKERAEREKELEAQKEKERIEREKELEAQKEKESIEREKELEAQKEKARKQEEEAKAEQERIKKEKELLKQKERERKKEEARAAKEQARIKKEKELQAKRELKAQKEKERKEKKEQERLKRQKELLALKEKAKMEEMSAKELERINRERELLEEEDKIRQAEEELERIEKEREQERAKKKEEFKTKMDEYSKLNVDTTKRKELVDQQDNELEGFRSIISSAKTDIQSMQSNCQGEADNLGKYVGTLCQAAAGYKKVLEENRKLYNQVQDLKGSIRVYCRVRPFLRGQENRVTSVDYMDEETVAIIIPTKSGKEGRKASMFNKVFGPSSTQEEVFSDTQPLIRSVLDGFNVCIFACGQTGSGKTYTLTGPDDVTPETMGVGYKALNDLFLIMDERKNLTAYEISINMVEIYNDEIRDLLVEDGSNKILDVVNGAKKGINLPDANLVPVSSTDEVIHLMNLCQKNRAANDHSSRSHSFLTVHVFGKDLTAGTTTRGCMHLVDLAGNERLDTSDDEAAHIQKSLSALGDVLVALANKSSRVPYKSCKLTQLLQDALGAQAKILMFVHVHPDIDEAGETLNTFKFVERFSTLEGGAGKSSDVRELKEQICLLKAALAKKEAGDPQWQDLAMSSPRSGKDSAFGDAEDDDESASSKNKNSASKQPAKSASIKKAATGAVAASKLGKSSTAADTKKKKVGK encoded by the exons ATGGCGGGATCAACAGAAATAGAGctggaagatgatgattatgaatgcATGATGGATGCAGAAGATC CAACAGACAGATATGATGCAGCAACATGGTTAAGAAAAAGAATTGGGGTAGTGGCTGCAAGAGATTTACCTGCCGAGCCATCTGAAGAAGATTTTAGGCTCGGATTAAGAAGCGGGATGATCCTTTGTAATGTACTTAACAAGATCAAACCTGGAgctgtttcaaaa GTTATAAACGCACCATCGGCTGTCTTTCATACGCCTGATGCAGCAGCTAAATCTGCTTACTTTGAAAATGTTAAGAATTTTCTTGGAGCTGTAGATGAAATGGGAATTCCACCTTTTGACCCGTCTGATTTAGAACAG GGGGGAGACTTTTCACAAGTGGTGAATACTGTATTAGCCATGAAGGCTTTCAGTGAAGCAACAAATGGGAAATTTTCATGGACATCGAAACCACCTGCGAGGTCATTTGTTCGCCGAAGTTCAGCACCAAGTATTGCTTCCTTGTCAAGAACCCATTCTCTTAGCAGTGTTATGTCGACAGATATAACGGATCAATTTGTGGATGAAGATGATCCTACCGATGAG GGTGATTCTGGGCCACTATACAATATTGTTTGTGATCTTCTTGAGAATAAAGACGAACAAGACATCCCCGTT ATTGTTGAAAATATATTGAATAAAGTCAAAGAGGAATTTGAAGGAAGATTGGGTATTCATACGACTAAAGACGACAAGGAAAAGAATTCCAATAGTATGGACGAG AAGAAAGAACCAATCCAAAAGAACATAAAAGAAGAAGACGGTACTATAGATGATGATCAAGCTACACAGAAGCAAGAGGAAGATATAGCTGCAAAGGAACAAGAACGCATGGAAAGAGAAAAAGAACGCGCGGAAAGAGAAAAAGAACGCGCAGAAAGAGAAAAAGAACGCGCAGAAAGAGAAAAAGAATTAGAAGCTCAAAAGGAAAAAGAACGCATAGAAAGAGAAAAAGAATTAGAAGCTCAAAAGGAAAAAGAAAGCATAGAAAGAGAAAAAGAATTAGAAGCTCAAAAGGAAAAGGCTAGAAAACAGGAGGAAGAAGCTAAAGCCGAGCAAGAACGTATTAAAAAAGAGAAAGAATTACTAAAACAAAAAGAAAGGGAAAGAAAGAAAGAGGAGGCTAGAGCTGCAAAGGAGCAAGCACGCATCAAAAAAGAGAAAGAATTACAAGCCAAAAGAGAATTAAAAGCAcaaaaagaaaaagagagaaaggAAAAAAAGGAGCAAGAACGACTTAAACGACAAAAAGAGTTGTTAGCACTTAAAGAAAAGGCTAAAATGGAGGAAATGTCTGCAAAGGAGCTCGAACGAATTAATAGAGAGAGGGAATTATTAGAAGAAGAGGACAAAATTAGACAGGCGGAGGAAGAGTTAGAACGTATCGAAAAAGAACGAGAACAAGAAAGGGCGAAAAAAAAAGAGGAATTCAAAACAAAAATGGATGAATATAGCAAATTAAATGTAGACACTACAAAGCGAAAGGagctagttgatcaacaagataatGAATTAGAG GGTTTCAGAAGTATTATTTCCTCTGCAAAAACAGACATACAATCGATGCAGTCAAACTGTCAAGGGGAGGCTGATAATCTAG GAAAGTACGTGGGCACTTTATGTCAAGCTGCAGCAGGGTACAAGAAGGTTCTAGAAGAAAATAGGAAGCTATACAATCAAGTGCAGGACCTAAAAGGAAGTATCAGAGTCTATTGTAGAGTGAGGCCTTTTTTACGTGGACAAGAAAATCGTGTAACAAGTGTCGATTACATGGATGAAGAGACCGTGGCAATTATTATTCCTACTAAATCTGGAAAAGAGGGTCGAAAAGCATCAATGTTCAATAAAGTTTTTGGTCCATCTTCAACTCAAG AGGAGGTATTCTCAGACACACAACCGTTGATACGTTCAGTTCTTGATGGGTTCAATGTTTGTATATTTGCATGTGGTCAAACAGGTTCTGGTAAAACTTACACGTTG ACCGGACCGGATGACGTAACACCAGAAACAATGGGTGTAGGCTACAAGGCATTAAATGATCTATTCCTAATCATGGATGAAAGAAAGAACCTCACGGCCTATGAGATTTCTATTAATATGGTTGAAATTTATAACGATGAAATCAGGGATCTTCTTGTTGAAGATGGATCTAACAAAat ATTAGACGTAGTTAACGGTGCAAAGAAGGGCATAAATTTACCTGATGCAAATCTTGTACCAGTTTCATCAACTGATGAAGTTATACATCTGATGAACCTTTGTCAAAAAAACCGTGCAGCTAATGATCATAGTAGTCGTTCCCACAG TTTTCTTACGGTTCATGTTTTCGGGAAAGACTTGACTGCGGGGACCACAACTAGAGGTTGCATGCATCTAGTTGACCTTGCTGGAAACGAAAGACTCGACACGTCAGATGATGAAGCAGCACACATACAAAAATCACTTTCTGCTTTAGGGGATGTTTTGGTAGCTCTTGCCAATAAAAGCTCTCGTGTTCCTTACAAGTCTTGCAAACTTACTCAATTGCTCCAGGATGCTCTTG GAGCGCAAGCAAAGATCCTGATGTTTGTTCATGTACATCCTGATATTGATGAGGCTGGAGAAACACTAAACACGTTTAAATTTGTTGAAAGATTTTCGACTCTTGAAGGTGGGGCCGGTAAATCTTCTGATGTAAGGGAGTTAAAAGAACAGATTTGTTTATTAAAAGCAGCCTTAGCCAAGAAAGAAGCAGGAGACCCTCAATGGCAAGAT TTAGCAATGAGTTCACCAAGAAGTGGAAAAGATTCTGCTTTTGGAGAtgcagaagatgatgatgaaagtgCGTCTTCGAAAAACAAGAATTCAGCTTCAAAGCAACCAGCCAA GAGTGCAAGCATCAAAAAAGCAGCAACCGGTGCTGTGGCAGCTTCCAAGTTGGGTAAATCGTCAACGGCTGCTGATACCAAGAAAAAGAAAGTGGGAAAATGA